The region CTGTGGTCCAACTCCTCTGCAGGAAGGGGTCCAGGTGAAGCCGGCTTAGAGGGAGGAGCAGGTGCTGGGCTGGAGGTGCACACCATCTCTGTCTTCTCAGTCATGGCGGAACCCACCTCTGCCTGGGCCTGGGGTGGGCACATGGACTCCAAGAATAGAATGCTAACCTGTGGAAGGAAGGCCAAAGACCATCTTTTCCCCCACCTGTTTAACCTGAGCTTTTCAACAGAAGAGTACCTTGTGGAGAGAAGGGTATCGGGGGTTCAATAATCAAAGGTAGAAAAGTGGACCTAGAAAGTGCTAGGACATGAAAGGAAGGCCTCCTCCACACGAGGGGGGGGGGACGGGGTGTCTACCAGGTGCTAGGCAACGCTGACCCTGTGAGTTGTTTTTAATGGGGATCTTTCCCAGTCTCTGAGCTAGTTCCCATCTTTCAGAATCTCTCCTACCTGCAACTGGAAGTAAGATCAGGATCCCCTGACTAATCAAAGACCCCCTGAGGCCCCAAGATTCACCCTATGCCAACTCTCCGTGGCTGTTTCAGGGGCCTCTACCCTTGCTGAATGTTCCTCTTACTGGCAACCCCATCAGCACCCCACTTATTAACACATTTACTGGGCTCTAGGGTCTGGAGTATCCTGTCAGTCTCTGCCCTATTTACCTCAACTGGAGAAGtttctctgccccctctcttaGTAGGTCCCAGCtctaatgaatgaataaacgTACTAACAAACACCGAATACAGGCACAGACACTCCCTAACGTTCAAAGTGTCCTTCTTACCCTGTAGCAGTTCCCACAGCTTGGAGGTACTGGCTGTGTGGTCAGGTGTGTCAATCCAGGTCAGGAGGCCGTTTCCACTGTCCAATTCGGCCAGTGTGCCCCAGGTGGTCCCGTTGGGCCTCAGAGCTGGGCTGCGCCACCTCCCGGGCTCAGGAGGCCTGAGTAGCCTCGGAGGCGTCAGGCGTCGTGGTGGATACCTCCAAGAGAAAGTGAGCTGCTCCTGGACCGACCCGCCCTTTCCCCCGCCCCCGACAGCCTGGCTTCCTCCCTCTTACCCCCTGgcgcagaggccagaggatgctGGGCCTGTGCAGATAAGGGTCTGGCTGCCTGGCCGCAGCTGATAAGAAGCGGTGCTGACCCGGGAGGAAACCAGCGGGCAGGGATCACGGAGCGCGCACCTCCTGGTCCACCTCGGCCAGTCACCCTTTCTGCTCCCCCAGGCACTGGAAGACCCCAGCCCTCAAGAGCCCAGCGCCAAAGGCATGCAAAGGGGGAAGGAGACAAGGCTGCCTCTGGTGTCCTCTGAGGTTGGTCTGGCTTTGAACCCCACCCCCTATGCTGATGGGGTGGAAGGGGCCCCTTTCCGGTCCTCTGAGGCCGCATGACCCATGGGCCTCAGCCTAGTTCCTCTTTTTACACATCCCCCTGTGGGCTgcacccctcccctccacacacacacacacacacccaggaataGGGCTCCGGAAGGAGACAATTCTGGTAATGTGGCCTTGTGTCCTGACACCTTGGTGCAGGTGTTCTGAACCTGTAGCACTTATTTCCAGGCCCAGGAGGGTGAAATTCGTGTCAGAGCCCTCTAAGTTTCCCAGAAGCTGCTCCAAAGCTCCCCAAGAGGTGGTATCCCTCGCTGGCATGTATTCTGGAGTGAGCTTCTGAATTCTGGAAAcctagggactggagaggtggctcagtggttaagagcacttgccctTGCAAAGGACTCGGGTTTTGTTACAAGTATCCACACGTGGCTCACAAAACTAGCCCCAGTGCTTAactctgagggcaccagacaaGCACATGGTACAAGTGCATGCAGGGAAAAGTcatacaaaaaaaaccaaaacaaaaaaacctgaacCCTTAAATGTTGCAGAAATGCTGGAACCCCCGCTGAAAACTCCCAAAGGGGCCAGGCATGTTGGTagaggcctttgatcccagccagcagttgaggcaggtggatctccagttcaaggctaacctggtctatagtGAGTTCCACTGGTTAGGGCTATGTGGAGACTCTGCTCCAAAGGGTGAAGGGGGCGGTGCTTTCAAGAAGAGCTAAACCCCAAGCACTACAGGACTGCTCCCCGTATCTGACTAATTGTTGGCACACCCCGAGTGGCTCGGTGGCCATGCAGACTCAGCAAAGTGCTGAAGCTGAAGCCCCAGTTACCCACCCTCCTGACTCCTTAGGCAGAGCTTGCTACAGCGGGCTTCCCTTTCTGGCTGGTGGTGAAGGGTGCATGTGCCAGGAGTCTGCCCCAGGACTCTCCCCTTAACGTTATTAATCCTCTACtctagggggaggggagagagcatCTCCTCACTGGGTGTCCCAGGGCCGCCTGCCTGTATTCTCAGTGAGCATACTCCTACTGTGGAGCAGGCAGGACAGGAAGCACCTGGTCTGGAGCGGATGCACAGAATGCCTGGTTCCGGTGTGGCTTCCGCCACCACCTCACCAACTGCAGACAGCTGAGCCCAAGAAATCAGGCAATAGGATAGAGACTGCAGGGGACTTGCGGGTGCCGGGGAGGCAGGGGAAATGCCTGGAGAGTTGGAAGAGGGGAGGTAGCCTGTTTGCAGCTGCCGCCCTGTGGCCACCTGACGAACTGCTCTCCTGAGCTGCCAGATCAGTTTCCAGGTcagacagacataaagacagGCAGACAACCCCCACTCAAAATGACAACCAGCAGGTTACAGCTCTTTATTGTCTCAGTCTACACCTGGCCCAGGAATGCTCCCATGAGCAGCCTCTGGTTCAGGGGAGAGCTTGGTGGTAGTCTCTGGACAGTCTGTGATGGGGATATCACCAGAGGCCACAGGAGCTGCAGGGCTGTGTGAATAGCAGCACTGGTCTCCTAGTTGACAGGTACCCTGGTGAGAGAACAGGGGTGTGAAACTCTAGGCTGTGAGCACAGGGCTGGGTTTCTTTCCTCAGTCCCTGGCCTCAGCAGTGCCCTGTGGCagggagggtggaaggagaaTCACCTCTTTGAATCGTTTGCAGGGGAATGTCTTGAGGCGAGCGGCGCGCTGGGCTGGGtcctcagctggctccttccgcTTATTCTGCAGCAGCCTCCGCCTCTCTGCCAGACCTTCACTCGCTGCCTTGCCCCTGTGCAGAGGTGGGGCTGATACCCCACCTTTCTTTGCCCAGCCCTAGAAAACCCTCACTTCTACAACATTACCACTCACCCTGGCCGGGCACGGGGCCGGGGACCCCAGTTGGCTTCTGGATTGGCCTGGAAGCGCTTAAGTCCTCGCTGGCGGGAGCTGGGGTTGGCATCTTCCCGGATGTTGAAGTTGGCCTTCAGCCTGGACAAATGGGTGGAGGCTGGAGGCAGCGGCCATGCAGGCTGAACATAGACAGCCCCAGAACCTGCCCACCCTGAGGCAGCAccacaggtctgccaggcccagAGCTCTTCCCTTTGTGCACTAACACCTAAGTTCCCGACACAGCGGCCTGGAGCTGCTCCAGTGGCGCTGCTCTTGCAGCCTGAGACAGACAAGCAAGCAGACAAATCACTAGGGCTAGGGGTGTGGCTAGGGTGTGGCTCAGGTAGGAAGCTGGCCCAGCCTGTGAGGCTTAAGTTCTAGCCCCAGaactataaagaaatgaaataataaaacccTGTTGTTAGAACATGCCACTCAATAATTGTTTTGGTAAAAGACATAGTTAGGCTGCAATGCTTGACAGAGTGGTCCAGTCCAGAAGGCTTCTCTGAGGTGACAGAGAAGGGCCCAGGCAAAGGGGCAAGATGGGACAGCCTGTGTGCTGAGCTCAGGCTGCTACTGAAGAAAGAGCCAGCCATGGAGGGTTCTGTACTCTAATGTGACCCAGATACTCACATGGATGTATGGCTAAACCACAGATGGTGCAAAAGGGTGGGGAAGGGCACAGGGTGAATCAAGGTAGAAGAGGTTCCGGATTTCCCAATAACAGCGTCTGACATCAGCACACACGTGCCTGCTACACTTCTGGGGTAGCCTGTTCCCTTGCATATCTGTTCATACCTGGGCTCCACAGCAAGAATTCGGAATGCTGGACTGCTTTCAGATAGCCGCTCCCGTTTCACTGGACACTGCTTCTCCTGGgcacagaggtcaggagatgtTAAGGTCAAGGAGCAACCGAGCTGCCACCCCTTCCTGGCCCTCCTGCCTTGAACCAAGGGGTCGCCTGCTCTCACCCAACAACGCATGATGTCCCAGAGAGCTTCAGGGGGAGCATCTGTCTTCACTGCATTCTTAcaggcatgagagagagagactcggAAACCAGCATGGAGGAGAGCTGACCTGGGTGCACAGAGACCCCAAAGAGGAGGCTAGACCCCAAAGCATAGGCTGACCCAGGTGGGCACAAGCCAGGTCCTGTGGAATGGCATAATTGTTTTCTTCACAGCAACTCACGTTGCAGACTGTGACATCAAAACCAccttctggaggctggagagataactcggtggttaagaccacttgctgctcttgcagaggactctgggtTTTGGAACCCAGCATCTACACCGCAGTTTACAATcctgttaactccagttctggggaatctgacaccttctggcctcttcaggtactgcatgcagacagtgtacttacacatgtgcaggcaaaacacgtgcagataaaattaaaacacaaagcacCTGCTGGTGGGACCATGACCTCTCCGCTCTGCCCTACGCACACAGCAGACTGACAGCCTGAGCTGCCCCCAGGGGCTCTCACCGAAGCTGCAGCAGGCGGGGTGTGTTGCAGTGGACAGTGCTGCTCAGTTGGTCCAGTGTGTAGTAGAGAGGGACATCAGGAAGTTCCTGAGAGGTAAGGATGGAGCGGCATGGAGTGCTGGCACAAAGGCGGGTACACGGGTTCCCTCTCCCTGTGTAGGTCCAGCTCATACCTCAGTAACAACACTAAGGACACCTTGGATCCTTGTGGAAGTGTGGAAGCGGCCAGGATTAGTGGTCACTGCCTCAAGAACTTGGCCCACGAAGTCCAGGTCGTGGATGGGCTCTGCCCACATGGGGCCCCCCAGCTGGGGACACCAGGGGTACAGCTGAGCAAAGGCATGAATGTGTAAGCTCCAGGACCCTGGCCCACTGCCCCTGACCTGGGCCCACCTGGTGTCTCTGTCCACAGTGCTCACACTCAGGGGACACTGGAGGACCACAGGCTGCAGAGAACTTGACCCTGCAAGGAGAGGCAGTTGGAGGGATGGGGCCGAGGACATCCCTCATTATAACCCAAAATTCCCTTGCTCACCTGCCACCAGGGTCTCCAGATGCTTTGCCAAGGCGTTGCAGGTAAAAGGCTCCACAACCCACACACTGGAACACCAGGGCCTGCTTGCTGTGGGAGCCCAGGAAAGGCCATGAGTTCCTGATGTGATCACTACAACCCAACCATTCCCTAGACTGACTCAGTCCCTTTTCAGACACCAAGGTCCCCCTCCTCCATCACCTCATCAGGTTCCCTTCCTGCGGGCTTACCTGGCTGAGGACTTCACCTTGGCCTGGCCTGTGAAGATGCGGACAAAGACCCGGACGTAGAAGTCGGCACTGATACTGAGCAGTGGCACGATGTACCGCTGGTAGCAGTTGGCATGCAGGTCCAGGCTGTGCAGCACGATTCTCAGGGCCTGGCGGCAGAGATGGGCATTAGCGCCAGGAAGGTAC is a window of Rattus rattus isolate New Zealand chromosome 17, Rrattus_CSIRO_v1, whole genome shotgun sequence DNA encoding:
- the Trmt1 gene encoding tRNA (guanine(26)-N(2))-dimethyltransferase yields the protein MSLARTILWLSRSLRPARSLCRAQFIERKAQEPPSPPTMENGTRSCEERPPAAPVATVTEGAARISFPSANEVFYNPVQEFNRDLTCAVITEFARIHLGAKGIQIKVPGEKDLQKIAVDLSDQEKETAGQNENLAPGDQPRTAAVGEICQEGLRVLEGLAASGLRSIRFALEVPGLQSVVANDASARAVELMHRNVELNGVAHLVQPNQADARMLMYQHQKAPERFDVIDLDPYGSPAPFLDAAVQAVSDGGLLCVTCTDMAVLAGNSGETCYSKYGAMALKSRACHEMALRIVLHSLDLHANCYQRYIVPLLSISADFYVRVFVRIFTGQAKVKSSASKQALVFQCVGCGAFYLQRLGKASGDPGGRVKFSAACGPPVSPECEHCGQRHQLGGPMWAEPIHDLDFVGQVLEAVTTNPGRFHTSTRIQGVLSVVTEELPDVPLYYTLDQLSSTVHCNTPRLLQLRSALLHAGFRVSLSHACKNAVKTDAPPEALWDIMRCWEKQCPVKRERLSESSPAFRILAVEPRLKANFNIREDANPSSRQRGLKRFQANPEANWGPRPRARPGGKAASEGLAERRRLLQNKRKEPAEDPAQRAARLKTFPCKRFKEGTCQLGDQCCYSHSPAAPVASGDIPITDCPETTTKLSPEPEAAHGSIPGPGVD